In Candidatus Manganitrophus noduliformans, the sequence CATTCATCGACAGTCTGCCTCTGGCCAAGGAGAAGATGCTCGTCGCATAAGACGATCTGACAATCAGGAGAAACCAAACATCCAGGAACCCCAACATAAAATGTCAGATCAAATCTTGGTTTTTACAGTTCAGGCATTGGAGCGAGCACGCAATGAAGCCCAAGCGAAAATCCACTGGCAATTCACTTCGCAAAATGCTCGCCTTAAACTGCATCGCCTTTATCCATCACTTTCAACTTGACTGACCACTAGCAACGTTCAAAGAGATGATCAATTATACTTTGGTATAGGCGGCAATGTTCCGGAGTTCCCTTCTACCCTTTCTTTCCCTGCCGGGTCCTCAGCCTTTCAACCATTCTGACCAGGTCCGCCAAAGAATCGGCCTCCATTTTTTGCATGACCCGGCTCCGGTGAACCTTGACGGTGATCTTGCTGGTCCCCAATTCGGCCGCGACCTGTTTATTGAGTAGCCCCGAGACGACCCGCTCCATCACTTCCCGCTCCCGGGGGCTCAGCGATTCATACCGGCTTCGCAACCTGGCCATCTCTAATTGTCCCCGGCGCGCGGCCTGATCCCGGTCGATCGCCTGCTGAACGGCATCCAGAAAGTCTCGATCGCCGAACGGCTTGATCAGAAACTCAATCGCGCCCGCTTTCATCGCCCGCACGGACGCCAACCTCGACCATGCGCTGCTGCAGTTCAAGCCCGCTGAGGCCCGGCAGCCGGATATCCAACACCAAACAGCCGGGCACCTCGGCCCGGGGGCGCTCCAAAAAGTCCTGCGCGGAAGCAAACGTCTCCGCCCTCCAACCGGTCGACCGAATCAGGCCTCCCAAAGCGTCCCTGACCGATGGGTCGTCATCAACGACAAAGACAATCGCTTCCGGCTCCGTCAAGGGTGCTTCAAAAAGGTGACCAGAAAGGTCGCGCCGGAGTCATTGTTCGGCGCGGCCCATAATCTGCCGCCGTGGTTCTCGACAATGGAACGGCTGATCGCCAGACCCATCCCCATGCCCTCGCTCTTCGTGGTATAGAAAGCGTCAAAGATCTTCTCGATATGCTGCGGCTCCAGCCCGATACCGGAGTCCTGAACGGCGACGCGCACCTGATCGGTCTCACCGAAATCTGTTCTGATCACCAGCTCCCGCGGTCGATCGTCCACTCTGTTCATGGCCTCGATCCCGTTCATGATCAGATTCAACAAGACCTGCTGCAACTGCACCCGGTCGCCCAACACAGGCGGAAGATCGGGGGCCAGCTCCATTCGCAGCGCGATCTTATTTCTGCGGACTTCCCCCTGGGCCAGGACGGCGATCTCCAGAACAGTATCGTTGATGTCCAATCGCTCTTTTTGTGTTGCGGTTCTCCGCAAAAGCTTTCGAATCCGGCCGATGATCTCACCCGCCCGCTTCCCGTCACGGACAATACGATCCACGGCCTGCCGCGCTTCCTCCAGGTTTGGCGTCGCAAAGGCCAGCCAGCGCAGGCAGGCATTTCCGTTGATCACGACGCCGGAGAGGGGCTGGTTGACTTCGTGGGCGATGGAGGCCGCCAATTCCCCCAGCGTCGTCACGCGCGTGACGTGCGCCAGCTCCGTCTGAGCCTCCTGCAGGGCCGCTTCAGCCCTCTTACGGTCCTCGATATCGGTGCTCGTCGCGTACCACCTCACGATATTCCCCCATTCGTCCCGCAACGGCACGCCGCGGTGGAGGAACCACCGATATTCTCCGTCCGCGCGCCGGATGCGCGCTTCCTGCTCGAACGGTTTGCCCGATGTCATGGCCAAGCGCCACTCGGTTGTGAAACGTTGAGCGTCCTCGGGATGAATCGCCGCCGTCCACCCCCACCCCTCGACTTCCTTCGACGAGAGGCCCAAATATTCCAGCCAGCGCCGATTGATGAATTCAAGCGAGGCATCGGGCCGGCCGACCACGACGAGCACAGGAATGGTATCGATCACGAGCCGGAGTTGGTCTTTCAAGGCTTCAATTTCCTGATGCGACCGCTCCAACTACTTCTGCGAACTGCGCGATTTGACACGAGTCGGGTGATGACGATTGCAGTCGTCACGAAGGTAATCAGCACGACCACATCCAGCGGCTCGCTGACGCCTAAAGAAAAAACAGGCGAAAGGAAAAAGTACTGCAAGCAAAAGACGGCGACAATAGAAACAAAGGCCGATGGAATAAAGCGTCCATTGAGGGAAAGGATCACGACGACCATGAGATAGAAAAGGGCGGCCGTCGCAAAGGTATAGAGTTCGCGCAACGAGAAGCTGCTTGCCGCGGCTTCTCCGTTTGAGGATATTACGGAATACGTTTTGGCGGGAGAAACAGAGAAGATCACCCTATCGCTCAAAACATATGGCGAGCAGGCTCCCCAACTTGATTCAGTCCTATCCCAGAGAGCGAAAGAGGAATTGAAATCGTTTGTCTCCGGGATTGAGCAGGCGCAGCAGCAAGGACATCCTGAGGAAATCGCCTTGAAGTCAGTCGGGGCCTATCTGGTGCTGATTGAATCCCTAGACAGAATCAGCTTGCAGGTGCCGGTCCAAGTGTCGCTTCTCGATTATGCAGGGTTTAAAACACGGGCGCTATTGCACAAGAGCGAGGTCGATTGGTCTTCGATTCAAAGCACCGTCAACGAGGCGCAACAGCATTGGAACGCAATAGAGCCCCGGGTCATGGATAAAGGATTGCGTGATGCGGTCAACACGGCGATGGAGGGGATGAAAAAAGCCTCCGCCGGCAGGAATACAGACATGGCGGATTTTGCAGCCCAGGTGGATCTGGCTTTGGTCGACTCGAAGGATATTTCAAGCGGACGGCAAAGTAAGTGGTGCAGTGATTTCCTATTCCTGCCTCACCGCGCCCGATTTCGGATTAAGCGGATCATTTAACCCCCGGTCCAGGAAGCGGGAGCAACCGTAGGACCAGGACACTCCAAGCCCCGCCGATCCAATAGGACAATGCCGAAGAACGGAAAAGCGTATACTCAGACAGGCACGAAATATATCCCACGTGTTAATGTGTACCATCCGCCATTTCGTTGGAATCGTATTGTCGCAATCGTTCCTGCGCTCACGAACTCCTCACGGCCGGTAATGCAAAACAAGACTACCCCGGTTTTGCCATTTTGGTGTAACGAAGCCTATCAGATCGCCTTTTGAACAGTTGGACAGTAGTGAGGAACGATGTGTTTAATTTCGCATCTGCTGACACATTCGTTATATGTGGGTCATTGAGTGGGAGGGTTCCAAAACTTTCTTTCTCTGATATACTTATTTTAAATATACAGTTGTCATCAGCATTAAATATTGAGGAGGCTTGAATGCACGAAAGAAATCGGATCCGGACAATCGTTATGCTTTTACTCTTCTCTCTTGTGTTACAAAGTTGCGGCGGCGGGGGAGGAAGCTCAGGAGGAAATCCGCCCGCCGGCGCAATCACCGTGTCGGGAACGGCGGCGACCGGCGCCCCCGTCGGGAACGCCACGATCACGATCAAGGACGCCACCGGCGCATCCAAGACCGCCACGACCGGCACAGACGGAAAATATACGATCGATGTCTCTGGAATGACCGCCCCCTTTCTGGCGAAGGTTGATCTGCCCGGTGGGACCGCCCTTTACAGCGTGGGAAGCGCGGCCGGCGTTGTCAACATCCACCCGCTCACCGATCTGATCATCCGGACATGGTATGAGGTGCAAAACGGGGCCGTCGATACCGCCTTTTCCGATCCTGCGGCCGCTCCTCCGCCGACGGCAACCGAGTTGGCGGTGATCGTCTCCGTCATTAAGGATCTGGTGTCGAAATGGCTCGTTGATGCCGGGTTGGACCTGGAGAACTTCGATCTGATCTCCACCCCGTTCGACGCCGACCAGAGCGGGTTCGACGGATTCCTCGACGATATCACGGTCGACACGACCAACCGCGTCATTAGCGTCGATACAGACGGTGATGGGACTGACGAGCAGGTAACCAATCTCGATCTCGACGGAGATGACGACGGGACCAACGGTGATATCACGGCCGCTACTACTATCGTGGTAAACGGCACCACCAGCACCAGCTTTACCTCCGCCTTCATCCCGACGACCGCCACGGAGCGCGAAGGCGTAGCAGGCGCACTCGCCACTCTTCAGAGCCTCGCAGCCACGGCTACCGCCAAAGGGGCTGATCTTGCGGCAACCGATTTGCTCCCCCTCTATGACTCCAATTACCGACATCGGGGGCTTGATGAAAACCAAGACGCTGCAGGATTTGCCGATGATTTGAGAGGAACTACGATTGAGTCCTTCATCGTGGAGCGCGTCCTCTCCTTCGATTCGACGAACAACATCATTAGCATTTCCGGACGCGTCATCCTCACCCAGGATGGGGTAACAGTAGAGGAGATCGTCGATGAAGACGGAGACGGCCTCATTTTCAAGAAGCAGAGTGATGGACGCTGGCTTTTTTATGGAAACCAAGAACGGGCAAGGGCTCAGGTGGGAGTGATTACCGAGCGGAGGATGCTCGGGATCACTTGTCCATCGGGCTGCGACGGTGTCTACTACGCCCTGAAAGTTCAGGTCGGGGCGCCGGTCGGCGAGATCGCCTCGGCGACCATCACCGGCCTGATTGGCGGATCTCAGCAGACCCTGCCCCTGACCAGTACCGGTACTTTCACGGACGACGGGGTGAACACGGAGCATTTTGACCTCCAAGACAGCGGAAGTTGGTGGTACCAATTGAGTGGGCCGTCCGCCTTTCCTCCGGCGGGAACGGTCTACACCCTGACCGTCACCTTTGCAGACTCAAACCAGGAGGTCTACACCCGCGTCCTGGGGGCCTCGACCAGCGAAGCGTTCAACCTCCAAAGCGGGGTAGAAGCAACGGTCGGCCACGGCTCCGGTGCGACATTGGGTAACCCGGTGACTTTAAGCTGGACCCTCCCAGTGTCGTTCCCGATCGAGGAGGTCTTCATGTATGGTTCTCTGAAGTCGACGGGGGGTGTCGGCTGCGACGTCGAAGGACCACTATTAGCATCCACGGCGACTTCAGGCACTATTACCTTGCCGACTACCTGTAATGGGCAATCCGTTGAAGTCAACCCTTCTTATCCCAGTATCAATGTGGTGGTACAGGGGAAAAACGGAGAGGAAACATCAATCTGGTATGCCTTTCAATAACAATCCTTCGGGTACGTTGGAATAGCCCAGGCCCCGCAGAAATGCGGGGCCTGATTCTTTCTTGATCTGGCTCGTTATGGTTTCCCTGAAATTCATTACTCCGGATTAAAGATTCATACACTGCCACTGAGGTATATAGCTCTATTGGATGAGCATTCAATTGTCGAGAAAGTTAGAAAAAGTATGGCCGTCCTGTAGGCCTACGGAAAAGGAGAAAACTGTTAAAATGGACACGCCGATCAGCGCGGCCATCGGCAAGACGGTAGATTTATATCACGGAATCGATGGGATGAGTGACTCAAAGGGCAGGGCAGTAAATCTACAAATGAATACCGTGGAAGTCGGCTTCCACACTATACCATTTTCAAAAACCGGAACATGTCGAAATTGATTTTACTACGGTTATCGAAGATGCAGAACCTGATGTTGATGATCACAGAGGAAATACTTCATAATGTTTGTTATCTGATATTTGTAGTGTACACTCGAGGTGAGAGTAAAAAGGCTCCTTCAGGCTCAGTTTATCCATTCCGCTGCCGCTGTGTCGAGATTTTCAACGAGGCCATTGACTTCCAAACGCTATGCTCAGGAATCTATCCGGGTGGTTTATTCGGATAGGCTCCTCAGACCATCTTGTTGTACTAGGAGTTTCAGAAGATGGAGGATTTAAACGCATTGCACATCGGAGCTACATTTCGAGAAGAAGCCAGAACACCCTTTTTATAAAATCTCTTATGACGCTACCCGTATCGCCCTTGCTCCAAGGGAGGCATTCTGTCTTTGCAGCGGCTGACTGTCAGCGATGCGTTATAGCTTAGCTGTTAATAATTAGGAGTAATTATCCTTTCCGAATATATATATTAATGTAATAATTATTCCTATACAGTATAAAATCACTTAAGAGGCTGGCGGTCGGAGAAATATAGAACCCAGAGGCCCAAGACGAAAAGTACTCGTCTTGGGCCTTCTGATTTATAACTTTGAAATATAGACCTACTTCAAAATATCGGCAATGAGAACACTGTCACCAAATTGGTCGAAAATAATACCAGGAAAGCTACGACAAACCTTTGAGAAAATAGCTTATCAGTATGTAGATGAACGTTCTATTGGTCATCAGTCACAGAGCTGGATAAGCTTTAAGAAATAATAGAAGCTCCCTTGATGAGATTACTGTTGCATTGAATATTTTATCTGAAGAGTCTTTTGTCGATTTCACGCGTCTTGCTGCACATACCTGCGAAACACCGATTGCGTTCATTCACTTCATTAAAGATAACCGACACGCTATTAAATCAGTTGTTGGCTGGGAGTCGCAACTCGAATTATCCGGTCTGCCATTCTTCTCTCACACCATTTTACGGCACGATGTTTTTGTTGTGCAGGATGCGTCGGTCGTCGATGAACGATTCTCCGATCATCCGCTCGTCATGTCGGGTCCTCAAATACGTTTCTACGCCGGGGCGCCGATGATCCATGTCCATGAGCAGGTGGTCGGAACGCTCTCCGTAATGAGCTCTTCCCTTAGGGCCTTCAGTCAGTATCAAATTGAATCGCTTCGAATGCTCGCTCTCCAAGTTGTCGGCCGTGTTGGTGAAGAACATCTTAAAATTGCCCGATTGCTCGGATTGGAATTGGCCATCATTGTGCCGCTTCTGGCGAGGGGACGGACGCTCGGCGCGATTTCTTTGTATCGACCGATTCGAGCCGCCGCTATGTCCGGCGGATCTGGCTCTTGCGGAGGATCTGGCCTGGTGGGTTGGGATTGCACTTCGGTCAGTTGTAACCATCTGAATAGAGAGAAGAAGATATGTCGAACGAAAACCAAGCCTACATCACTGCACTTCTTACCATTATTACCGATGCGATCATTACGGTAGACCAGACGCAACGGATTACTTTTTTTAGCCAGGGCGCCGAGCGAACTTTCGGCTACCAGGTCACAGAGGTCATCGGGCAATCGATGAGCCTCCTCTTGCCATCCCGCTTTGTCGAAGTGCACCGAGAACAATTCCGCGCTTTCGCGGCTGGGCCTGAGCCCACTCGCCTGAGCTTTGAGATCTTTGGGCGGCGCAAGGATGGTTCGGAGTTTCCCGCAGAGGTCTCACTCTCCAAACTGAGCCTCAACGACCAGATCCTCTTTATCATCATTCTTCGGGATATCATCGAGCACAAGCATGCCGAAGAGATGCTTCAGTTGATGGCCCACTGTGATTCCTTGACCGGTCTTCCCAACCGGACACGGTTCCGTGATCTGCTGCGACAAGCCGTTCTGGCCGGACAGTATGAAAACAAATCGGTGGCCCTGCTGCTGATGGATTTGGATCAATTCAAAGAAGTTAACGACACCCTCGGACATGATCGAGGGGATCTCCTGATACAGCATGTCGGCCGGCGTCTTAAAGAGGTCCTCCGCCCGACCGACACGGTTGCACGACTCGGGGGAGATGAATTCGCCCTGATCCTTCCCCTGGCAGAAGCGGGGCATGCGACATTGGTTGCATCCAAAGTCTTGAAGGCGCTGGAAGAGCCCTTTGAAATCGAAGGTCTTCCCATTGCTGTTGAACTCAGTCTCGGGATCGCACTTTACCCTGAACACGGGAGCAACGCCGATAGCCTCATTCAGAGGGCGGATGTGGCGATGTATGCGGCCAAGCGGAGCGGGAGCGGCTACACCCTCTACACTCCCGAGCAGGATCCGCACAGTCCTCGCCGGCTCGCCCTCGCGGGAGAGTTGCGCCATGCCATTGACGGCAATCAGCTGCTTCTGCATTATCAGCCCCAGGTGAACATGCAGACCGGTCGAATCACCGGCGTGGAGGCGCTGGTGCGGTGGCAGCACCCGCAGTATGGAATCGTCCCGCCCGATCAGTTCATCCTCCCGGCGGAGCGGACCGGATTGATCAAACCACTGACCCAATGGGTCCTCAAGGAGGCACTCCGTCAGAGTCGAGACTGGAATCAGAAGGGACTCCCCTTCAACATGGCGGTGAACCTCTCTGCCCGAAACCTGCACGATTCGCAGCTTCCGGACCGGATCGCAGAACTTCTCGAAGTCAATGGAATGGCCCCCTCTTTCCTGGAATTGGAGGTCACCGAAAGCGCCATCATGCAAGACCAGATGTGTGCGAAGGAAATCCTCACCCGCCTGAGCAAAATGGGTATCCGGCTCTCTATCGATGATTTCGGCACCGGGTACTCCTCGCTGAATCATCATCCGGTCAATGCCATCAAGATCGACCGGACGTTTGTCAGGGACATGACGGAGAATCAAAACAACGCGGTGATTGTCCGCTCCATTATTGACCTG encodes:
- a CDS encoding sensor histidine kinase, with translation MKDQLRLVIDTIPVLVVVGRPDASLEFINRRWLEYLGLSSKEVEGWGWTAAIHPEDAQRFTTEWRLAMTSGKPFEQEARIRRADGEYRWFLHRGVPLRDEWGNIVRWYATSTDIEDRKRAEAALQEAQTELAHVTRVTTLGELAASIAHEVNQPLSGVVINGNACLRWLAFATPNLEEARQAVDRIVRDGKRAGEIIGRIRKLLRRTATQKERLDINDTVLEIAVLAQGEVRRNKIALRMELAPDLPPVLGDRVQLQQVLLNLIMNGIEAMNRVDDRPRELVIRTDFGETDQVRVAVQDSGIGLEPQHIEKIFDAFYTTKSEGMGMGLAISRSIVENHGGRLWAAPNNDSGATFLVTFLKHP
- a CDS encoding DUF4118 domain-containing protein — protein: MRELYTFATAALFYLMVVVILSLNGRFIPSAFVSIVAVFCLQYFFLSPVFSLGVSEPLDVVVLITFVTTAIVITRLVSNRAVRRSSWSGRIRKLKP
- a CDS encoding carboxypeptidase-like regulatory domain-containing protein — translated: MHERNRIRTIVMLLLFSLVLQSCGGGGGSSGGNPPAGAITVSGTAATGAPVGNATITIKDATGASKTATTGTDGKYTIDVSGMTAPFLAKVDLPGGTALYSVGSAAGVVNIHPLTDLIIRTWYEVQNGAVDTAFSDPAAAPPPTATELAVIVSVIKDLVSKWLVDAGLDLENFDLISTPFDADQSGFDGFLDDITVDTTNRVISVDTDGDGTDEQVTNLDLDGDDDGTNGDITAATTIVVNGTTSTSFTSAFIPTTATEREGVAGALATLQSLAATATAKGADLAATDLLPLYDSNYRHRGLDENQDAAGFADDLRGTTIESFIVERVLSFDSTNNIISISGRVILTQDGVTVEEIVDEDGDGLIFKKQSDGRWLFYGNQERARAQVGVITERRMLGITCPSGCDGVYYALKVQVGAPVGEIASATITGLIGGSQQTLPLTSTGTFTDDGVNTEHFDLQDSGSWWYQLSGPSAFPPAGTVYTLTVTFADSNQEVYTRVLGASTSEAFNLQSGVEATVGHGSGATLGNPVTLSWTLPVSFPIEEVFMYGSLKSTGGVGCDVEGPLLASTATSGTITLPTTCNGQSVEVNPSYPSINVVVQGKNGEETSIWYAFQ
- a CDS encoding GAF domain-containing protein — its product is MNILSEESFVDFTRLAAHTCETPIAFIHFIKDNRHAIKSVVGWESQLELSGLPFFSHTILRHDVFVVQDASVVDERFSDHPLVMSGPQIRFYAGAPMIHVHEQVVGTLSVMSSSLRAFSQYQIESLRMLALQVVGRVGEEHLKIARLLGLELAIIVPLLARGRTLGAISLYRPIRAAAMSGGSGSCGGSGLVGWDCTSVSCNHLNREKKICRTKTKPTSLHFLPLLPMRSLR
- a CDS encoding putative bifunctional diguanylate cyclase/phosphodiesterase yields the protein MSNENQAYITALLTIITDAIITVDQTQRITFFSQGAERTFGYQVTEVIGQSMSLLLPSRFVEVHREQFRAFAAGPEPTRLSFEIFGRRKDGSEFPAEVSLSKLSLNDQILFIIILRDIIEHKHAEEMLQLMAHCDSLTGLPNRTRFRDLLRQAVLAGQYENKSVALLLMDLDQFKEVNDTLGHDRGDLLIQHVGRRLKEVLRPTDTVARLGGDEFALILPLAEAGHATLVASKVLKALEEPFEIEGLPIAVELSLGIALYPEHGSNADSLIQRADVAMYAAKRSGSGYTLYTPEQDPHSPRRLALAGELRHAIDGNQLLLHYQPQVNMQTGRITGVEALVRWQHPQYGIVPPDQFILPAERTGLIKPLTQWVLKEALRQSRDWNQKGLPFNMAVNLSARNLHDSQLPDRIAELLEVNGMAPSFLELEVTESAIMQDQMCAKEILTRLSKMGIRLSIDDFGTGYSSLNHHPVNAIKIDRTFVRDMTENQNNAVIVRSIIDLGHNLGLEVIAEGVENHETWNRLLALGCDAAQGYYMSPPVSAQEIPCWMKESPWGLA